A window of Pullulanibacillus sp. KACC 23026 genomic DNA:
AAGTTGATTTTCAACTGAATAAAACAATTAAATAAGGCTAGTATCTGTACAGATATTAGCCTTAATCCTTTAAAAATAAAAGGGGTGAGAGGGTTGAAACAGTCAACTAAAGCTGCTTGGCTTTCAGTCATTTTCATGGGGCTTGGTCAACTTTATAACAGACAATTTATAAAAGGAATTATTCTTTTTATTATAGAAGCTTATGCTTTAATTTTTGATTTACTGCCTTTTTGCCATAGCATGAAAGGACTTGTTACTTTAGGAACGCATACCCAGCACCAGGATGGGTGGACGATTGTTCCAGGTGATGATTCCATTAATTTAATGCTTATCGGAATTATTAACATTATTATTTTCGGCATTTTTGCTTGGGTATATGTGTTAAATGCAAGAGATGCTTATAAAAATGGTCAATTAAGAGATCAAGGTAAGAAACCAAATAACTTTAAGGAAACTTTGAAATTCTTATCCGGAAATGGTTTTCCGTACGTACTCTTAACTCCGTCACTTGTCATCACATTGTTCATTACGATGCTTCCTTTATTGTTCGGAATCATGCTCGCTTTCACTAACTATTCAAGTCCGAACCATTTGCCGCCGAAAAATTTGGTGCAGTGGACCGGTTTCCAAGCCTTTACTCAATTGTTTTCGATGAAGGGCTGGAGTTCAACCTTTGTCGGTGTCTTTACCTGGACCATTGTGTGGACGATCCTTTCAACACTAACCTGTTATTTTGTCGGTCTATTATTTGCTGTTTTTATCAACACACAAGGTATTCGTTTCAAATCATTTTGGAGAGGTATTTTCATTTTACCTTGGGCAATTCCGCAATTTGTCAGCATTCTCATTATGCATGACATGTTCAATGAAGATCTTGGTCCAATTAATCAGTACCTTCATATGCTTCATTTACCTATGGTTCCTTGGTTTTCCAATCCATTAGCTGCCAAAGCTTTGCTTGTAGTGGTTAACATTTGGTTTGGCTTCCCTTATTGGACGATGTTGATGAGCGGAATCATGACATCCGTTAATCAAGAGATGTATGAAGCTGCCGATGTGGACGGAGCAAGTCCGTTTTATAAGTTTAGAAAAATTACGCTTCCAGTGGTCCTCTTTTCGACGGCACCATTGTTAATCATGAGCTTCGCAGCGAACTTCAATAACTTCAATGTGATTTATCTGTTGACTCAGGGTGCACCAGCCAATAGTGATTATATGTACGCAGGGTCTACGGATATCCTGATATCCTGGATTTATAACATGACCTTAAATGTCGGTCAATATAACATGGCAAGCGTTGTTTCCCTATTAATCTTTATTGTCATTTCGATTGTGACAGCTTGGAACTTACTCCGAAGCCGAGCCTTCCGAGAGGAGGATATGATGTCATGACAACCCAAACACCTAAGAAACTCCGTGCCGGTAAAGCTCGCGGGTCACTTTTGGCTAAAACGTTTATTTATGTCATCCTGTCTCTTACCGTTATTACGATTATTTATCCTATTTGGTGGATTGTGGTTGGGGCATTAAACCCAAGCAATGGTCTTTATGCAGCAAGCATTATTCCAAAAGGATTAACACTTGAACATTTTATCTATTTGTTTACGCAGACAGATTATGCGATCTGGTTCAAAAATACGTTATATATTGCTGTTTGGAACACGATTATTTCAACTGTTTTAGTTATTACAGCGGCTTATGCCATGTCGCGGTTCCGCTTTAAGGGCCGCAAATATGGGTTGTTAACACTCATGATTCTTCAAGGCTTCCCTTCCTTTATGGGAATGATCGCCATGTTCACATTGCTCCAGCAATTGACCTGGTTTGGTCCTCATGGATTATTAAATAGCCTTTGGGGATTAATCATTATTTACGCCGGCGGGTCCATTCCATTTAACGTTTGGATGATCAAAGGGTATTTCGATTCTCTTCCAAAAAGTTTAGAAGAAGCGGCCAAAATTGATGGAGCAAGCAATACGAAGATCTTCTTTAAAGTGATGCTTCCGTTAGCGAAACCGATGATCGCTTTCGTTGCGGTGACCCACTTTATTGGACCATGGATGGATTATATTTTCCCTAGTATCGTGCTGACAACAAGCAACAAGTTCACGCTCGCTATGGGCTTATATTCCATGGTAACCGGCGAACAAAACACTCAGTTCTCAACGTTTGCAGCCGGAGCTGTTCTAGTCGCACTGCCGATCTCCATTTTATTCTTGTTATTCCAAAAGCAAATGACAGAAGGCTTAACGGCTGGAGCTAACAAAGGGTAATCCCCTTTGTGCTCCTTTCTTTTTTTACCAGGAAAGTATATTTGGCTTGGGCAAATGATCCTAAAGATTTATAATATTCTTGTTAGTTGTTAAAACAGGCCTCATCTCAGCATGTTTTAAGGTTCTCCGGCTGTCTCGAGGTTCGTTTATTCAGACAAAAAAAGAGAGGTCCTAAAATGAACGTAACAGTATGGAATGAAAATCGTCATGAACAAACGAGTGAACAAGTACGCGAAGTCTATCCAGAAGGCATTCATGGTGCCATTGCTGGTTTTTTAAGAAACGAGGAAGGCATTGAGGTTCAAACAGCTACATTAGATGAGCCGGAGCATGGCCTGACAGAAGATGTTTTACAAAACACGGATGTTCTTATTTGGTGGGGACATATGGCTCATCATGAAGTGAGCGATGAAGTGGTGGAAAAAGTAAAGCAGCGTGTGCTTGAGGGGATGGGTCTGATTGTCCTTCACTCAGGGCATTTCTCTAAAATCTTTAAAACGCTTATGGGGACAAGTTGTGATCTAAAGTGGAGAGAAGCGGATGAGACTGAACGTCTATGGGTCATTAACCCAGGGCACCAAATAGTAGACGGCATTCTTGAGTATATCGAGCTTGAAAAAGAAGAAATGTACGGGGAGCACTTTGATATCCCGGCACCGGACGAAGTGATTTTTACAAGCTGGTTCGAGGGTGGAGAGGTTTTCCGCAGCGGTTGTACGTTCTATCGCGGAAATGGAAAAATCTTTTACTTCCGACCAGGGCATGAAACTTATCCAACTTACTACAACAAAGATATTCAAAAAGTTATTACAAACGCGGTTAAATGGGCAAAACCAGCGGACCGCAAGCGCCCGGTCTACGGCAATGCCAAACCGCTTTCACCTATCGCTCCTAAAGGGGAATAAAAGTTAGGAAGATCAGTTAAGCGAACGAAAAAGCATAAGCGAGGGAGAGTGGGGGTGGGAATACAATCGCTCACTCTCCTAATTAATTTAGAAAAAAATAACTCCGGTAACCTAAAGGAGGGTGACGTAATGAAAGAAAAACTGAAGCTTGGTGTGATTGGAGCAGGAGGCATTTTTAGACATGCTCATGCTCCGGCATGGCTTTCACATCCTGAAATTGAGATAGTTGCAATCAGTGATCCAGTGGTGGAGGCAGCAGCGGCTTTCGCCAAAGAGCATGGGATTCCACAAGTGTTTAAGGATTATCATGACCTTTTAGCCCAAGAGGAAATCGA
This region includes:
- a CDS encoding sugar ABC transporter permease, with product MKQSTKAAWLSVIFMGLGQLYNRQFIKGIILFIIEAYALIFDLLPFCHSMKGLVTLGTHTQHQDGWTIVPGDDSINLMLIGIINIIIFGIFAWVYVLNARDAYKNGQLRDQGKKPNNFKETLKFLSGNGFPYVLLTPSLVITLFITMLPLLFGIMLAFTNYSSPNHLPPKNLVQWTGFQAFTQLFSMKGWSSTFVGVFTWTIVWTILSTLTCYFVGLLFAVFINTQGIRFKSFWRGIFILPWAIPQFVSILIMHDMFNEDLGPINQYLHMLHLPMVPWFSNPLAAKALLVVVNIWFGFPYWTMLMSGIMTSVNQEMYEAADVDGASPFYKFRKITLPVVLFSTAPLLIMSFAANFNNFNVIYLLTQGAPANSDYMYAGSTDILISWIYNMTLNVGQYNMASVVSLLIFIVISIVTAWNLLRSRAFREEDMMS
- a CDS encoding sugar ABC transporter permease, which produces MTTQTPKKLRAGKARGSLLAKTFIYVILSLTVITIIYPIWWIVVGALNPSNGLYAASIIPKGLTLEHFIYLFTQTDYAIWFKNTLYIAVWNTIISTVLVITAAYAMSRFRFKGRKYGLLTLMILQGFPSFMGMIAMFTLLQQLTWFGPHGLLNSLWGLIIIYAGGSIPFNVWMIKGYFDSLPKSLEEAAKIDGASNTKIFFKVMLPLAKPMIAFVAVTHFIGPWMDYIFPSIVLTTSNKFTLAMGLYSMVTGEQNTQFSTFAAGAVLVALPISILFLLFQKQMTEGLTAGANKG
- a CDS encoding ThuA domain-containing protein translates to MNVTVWNENRHEQTSEQVREVYPEGIHGAIAGFLRNEEGIEVQTATLDEPEHGLTEDVLQNTDVLIWWGHMAHHEVSDEVVEKVKQRVLEGMGLIVLHSGHFSKIFKTLMGTSCDLKWREADETERLWVINPGHQIVDGILEYIELEKEEMYGEHFDIPAPDEVIFTSWFEGGEVFRSGCTFYRGNGKIFYFRPGHETYPTYYNKDIQKVITNAVKWAKPADRKRPVYGNAKPLSPIAPKGE